In [Leptolyngbya] sp. PCC 7376, a genomic segment contains:
- a CDS encoding VOC family protein: protein MNLSYVVLYVSDLQQSFKFYRDLGFGLTAEQHGNGPPHYSFSVGDLLIELYPAKDKKVSQFRLGIALGNSSPLLQLLDINNEKIVRDPDGNVLHFTKILN from the coding sequence ATGAATCTTAGTTATGTCGTTCTCTACGTCAGCGATCTCCAACAGTCATTTAAGTTTTATCGTGATCTTGGATTTGGGTTGACTGCAGAGCAACATGGAAACGGCCCACCACACTACTCCTTTTCTGTTGGTGACTTGCTCATTGAACTTTACCCAGCAAAAGATAAGAAGGTGTCTCAATTCAGACTTGGGATTGCTTTAGGTAATAGTTCTCCACTCTTGCAACTACTAGACATAAACAACGAGAAAATCGTGAGGGATCCAGATGGGAATGTCTTACATTTCACGAAGATTCTTAATTGA
- a CDS encoding CHASE2 domain-containing protein encodes MSTPLLVGSMSLNQVHTPDSKLRFSQIAKVALGTSILTILTSLTGVFQSPEWSLWDKYFIWRSYEVQDPNIVIVTIGEEDANELGAWPISDQLLADLIKKVDEQEPRVIGLNLFRNLPIDNGKEELDEVFSSMPHLIGTKKAVGTEVAAPEILEEKGQIGFSDLVIDPDGVVRRALISVRSKNGEGAEASFATQIALNYLKEDDIIVEPEPPPLRLPFFGFNDREYLRLGKVRFRPLESNDGSYVRVDNGGYQLLLNYRGGGSQNFYTVSMRALMKGEIPAELVQNVNQPPLKDRIVLIGITADGNGTTLFTPYNRAGGSRNNGSGEQGEATPGVFIHAHIISQLIQGATEGRAFFKVLPQQGEWFWIFAWAIAGASSRWLVLNIRSLSQQVAIQNIFVVTGLGVGSIVIVTCSYTAFVFGWWIPAVPAICGFVAASLIMGSYHNYEVQKLATLDALTQVANRRYFDEYLYQAWWKCEKEQKPLSLIMCDIDHFKLYNDFYGHQVGDRCLKQVVNSIQQSLRDSDLVARYGGEEFIIVLPNTDELGAAHVAERICKKVAELKVEHEKSLTSPFVTVSCGVSSVTAHSQLSPVELIASADRALYVAKAEGRNQAIYQPYQNLPPLK; translated from the coding sequence GTGTCTACTCCTTTACTTGTTGGTTCTATGTCCCTAAATCAAGTGCATACACCTGATTCTAAATTACGATTTTCACAGATCGCAAAAGTAGCTTTAGGGACGTCAATTTTGACTATTCTGACATCATTGACAGGTGTCTTTCAAAGTCCTGAATGGTCATTATGGGATAAGTATTTTATTTGGCGTTCCTATGAGGTTCAAGACCCAAATATCGTCATTGTCACTATCGGTGAAGAGGATGCTAATGAGTTGGGTGCTTGGCCGATTTCGGATCAATTATTAGCTGATCTCATCAAAAAGGTTGATGAACAAGAGCCTCGCGTAATTGGTCTTAATTTATTTCGTAATCTTCCCATTGATAATGGTAAGGAAGAGCTAGATGAAGTTTTTTCTTCTATGCCTCATCTCATTGGCACCAAAAAGGCTGTTGGAACAGAGGTTGCTGCACCGGAAATTCTGGAAGAAAAAGGACAAATTGGTTTTTCGGATCTTGTTATTGATCCTGACGGAGTAGTTCGGCGAGCTTTAATTTCAGTGCGCTCAAAGAATGGGGAAGGTGCAGAAGCAAGTTTTGCAACTCAGATTGCACTGAACTACTTAAAAGAAGATGACATCATAGTAGAGCCAGAACCACCACCGTTGAGACTGCCCTTTTTTGGCTTTAATGATCGTGAATACCTGCGTTTGGGGAAGGTGAGATTTCGACCGCTGGAAAGTAATGATGGCAGCTACGTGCGAGTTGATAATGGTGGCTATCAGTTACTGCTGAATTACCGTGGTGGTGGGTCTCAAAACTTCTATACTGTTTCGATGCGCGCTTTGATGAAGGGCGAAATTCCAGCAGAGTTGGTTCAAAATGTTAATCAGCCGCCGCTTAAGGATCGCATTGTTCTGATCGGTATTACCGCTGATGGTAATGGCACAACATTATTCACCCCCTATAATCGTGCGGGTGGTAGTCGCAATAATGGTTCGGGCGAACAGGGAGAGGCAACGCCCGGTGTGTTTATTCATGCTCACATCATTAGTCAGCTTATTCAGGGCGCAACCGAAGGGCGAGCATTTTTTAAGGTATTGCCGCAACAAGGGGAGTGGTTTTGGATCTTTGCTTGGGCGATCGCCGGAGCGAGTAGTCGTTGGCTAGTGCTCAATATACGCAGTCTGTCACAACAGGTGGCGATACAGAATATCTTTGTTGTCACAGGCCTTGGTGTTGGTTCGATTGTGATTGTGACTTGTTCCTACACTGCATTTGTGTTTGGGTGGTGGATTCCGGCGGTGCCTGCAATCTGTGGTTTTGTGGCTGCATCTCTGATTATGGGCAGTTATCACAATTATGAAGTGCAAAAGTTAGCGACATTAGATGCGTTAACACAGGTGGCAAATCGTCGATATTTCGATGAATATCTCTACCAAGCATGGTGGAAATGCGAGAAGGAGCAGAAGCCTCTCTCTCTAATCATGTGTGATATTGACCATTTCAAACTCTATAACGACTTCTACGGTCACCAGGTAGGCGATCGCTGTTTAAAGCAAGTCGTTAACAGCATTCAGCAGAGTCTACGGGATAGTGATCTTGTGGCACGTTATGGTGGTGAAGAATTTATCATCGTGTTGCCCAATACAGATGAGTTAGGAGCTGCCCATGTTGCTGAGCGTATTTGCAAAAAGGTGGCGGAGCTAAAAGTCGAACACGAAAAATCATTAACCTCTCCGTTTGTCACCGTTAGTTGTGGTGTGTCGAGCGTGACTGCCCACTCTCAACTTAGTCCAGTCGAACTTATTGCTAGCGCTGATCGGGCACTGTATGTCGCGAAAGCAGAAGGTCGCAACCAGGCGATTTATCAGCCCTATCAGAATTTGCCACCTTTAAAGTAA
- a CDS encoding alternative oxidase, which yields MIRILVSILVFVINKVYANRPYPRFYVLETVARVPYFSYLSVLHLYETLGFWRKADWLKIHFAESWNELHHLLIMESLGGSNFWLDRALAKTVALAYYWIIVGIYIVSPRSAYRFMELVEEHAYATYDKFLKAEAETLKGQPAPAIAINYYRDGDLYLFDEFQTGQIPEHRRPKVDNLYDVFVAIRDDEQEHVKTMSACQQDNANLMVVSPHAAAIEQQQTQSPEALPTPNTLAQ from the coding sequence ATGATCCGTATCTTAGTTAGTATCTTAGTTTTTGTAATCAATAAAGTTTATGCCAACCGCCCCTACCCAAGATTTTATGTGCTCGAAACGGTAGCACGAGTCCCATATTTTTCGTATTTATCGGTTTTGCATCTTTATGAAACCTTGGGATTTTGGCGTAAAGCTGATTGGCTAAAAATTCATTTTGCAGAGTCTTGGAACGAGCTACATCACCTATTGATTATGGAGTCCCTCGGTGGCTCTAACTTTTGGCTAGATCGTGCGCTCGCCAAAACTGTAGCTCTTGCCTATTACTGGATTATCGTTGGGATCTATATTGTTTCGCCACGTTCTGCCTATCGCTTTATGGAGCTTGTAGAAGAGCATGCTTATGCGACTTACGACAAATTTCTAAAAGCTGAGGCTGAGACTCTCAAAGGTCAACCTGCTCCGGCGATCGCCATCAACTATTATCGCGATGGAGATTTGTATTTGTTCGATGAGTTTCAAACCGGACAAATCCCCGAACATCGTCGTCCTAAAGTTGATAATCTCTACGATGTCTTTGTGGCCATTCGTGATGATGAGCAGGAGCATGTGAAAACAATGTCTGCGTGCCAGCAAGATAACGCTAATTTGATGGTCGTCAGTCCTCACGCTGCTGCGATTGAACAGCAACAAACACAGTCACCAGAAGCGTTGCCCACGCCGAATACTTTGGCTCAATAG
- a CDS encoding IS1 family transposase (programmed frameshift): protein MLTCPQCQSPSTIKYGHTHSGKQRYRCHECGRQFVEHPAHPPIATDTRQLIDRLLLERLSLAGITRATGVSLRWLQYYVNAKLETVPHELPVTPKKRGQLTIEMDELWSFVGSKGEKAWIWLALDRDTREVVGYAIGDRSQKTAKQLWDSLPPVYRQCALVYTDYWDAYGCVLPSKRHRVVGKETGQTNHIERFNNTLRQRTSRLVRQALSFSKKWENHIGAVVYFLRHYNLSLQL, encoded by the exons GTGCTCACTTGCCCTCAATGTCAGTCTCCCAGCACCATTAAATATGGTCACACCCATTCGGGAAAGCAGCGCTATCGTTGCCATGAATGTGGTCGCCAGTTTGTGGAACATCCTGCCCACCCTCCCATTGCAACTGACACTCGTCAATTGATTGACCGTCTCCTATTAGAACGTCTCTCTCTCGCTGGTATCACTCGTGCCACAGGGGTCTCTCTGCGCTGGCTACAGTACTATGTCAATGCCAAATTAGAGACTGTGCCTCACGAGTTACCTGTGACTC CAAAAAAAAGAGGGCAACTGACCATCGAAATGGATGAATTGTGGTCTTTTGTCGGTAGTAAAGGTGAGAAAGCATGGATTTGGCTGGCTCTTGACCGAGACACCCGAGAGGTGGTGGGATATGCCATCGGAGACCGTAGTCAAAAGACTGCGAAACAATTATGGGATTCTCTGCCTCCTGTGTATCGTCAGTGTGCGCTGGTCTACACCGATTATTGGGATGCCTATGGCTGTGTCTTACCGAGTAAACGTCATCGAGTTGTGGGCAAGGAGACTGGACAAACAAATCATATTGAGAGATTCAACAACACTCTACGTCAGAGAACGTCCCGCTTAGTCCGTCAGGCACTTTCCTTCTCGAAGAAGTGGGAAAACCACATTGGAGCAGTGGTCTATTTTCTCAGACACTATAATCTCTCTCTTCAGTTATGA
- a CDS encoding DUF4334 domain-containing protein, translated as MAIAPPDTQIIDAGKATTTEALALFDSLEPVDLEFMWGRWHGRGIETEHPMDGMLEMSNWYGKEFIDAETVHPLLFADRRGEIFKVAPHPMAMDMVLKFPMPNNPSLKPLLIALNSLFKTDKSQARLRMMENRGQVTATMIYDYLPINDSFRKLDENRVFGIMDYKKIEQPFFFVLTRDLL; from the coding sequence ATGGCGATCGCCCCTCCCGACACCCAAATTATCGACGCAGGAAAAGCAACTACCACTGAAGCCCTTGCTCTATTCGATAGCCTTGAGCCCGTCGATTTAGAATTTATGTGGGGGCGCTGGCATGGAAGAGGCATTGAGACAGAACATCCGATGGACGGCATGTTAGAAATGTCCAACTGGTATGGCAAAGAATTTATCGATGCGGAAACCGTTCACCCACTGCTCTTTGCCGATAGACGCGGCGAAATCTTTAAAGTAGCCCCTCATCCAATGGCGATGGATATGGTCTTAAAATTTCCGATGCCCAATAATCCATCCCTAAAGCCATTACTCATCGCCCTGAATTCCCTCTTCAAAACAGATAAAAGTCAAGCCAGACTACGAATGATGGAAAATCGTGGACAAGTCACTGCAACCATGATCTACGATTATTTGCCAATTAACGATTCCTTCCGAAAACTTGATGAGAATCGCGTCTTTGGGATTATGGATTATAAGAAAATCGAGCAGCCTTTCTTTTTTGTCTTAACGCGAGATTTACTTTAA
- a CDS encoding Hpt domain-containing protein, translated as MDAASQQKILGYFIEEAKEHLETIEQGILDLGGAADDTEQMNELFRAAHSVKGGAAMLGYSSIQKTAHRLEDGFKIFKENKINVDHQLESLFLNAYDVLSALLDKLQSPYGLKDEEGQEMVKEAEPQFAELQAYLESLANGETPVPSTASAPASAAIGEQLRNHLRQMLALFKQEATPANRQQLQKVCVGLAKLDKETKSWQTVLKAAHKAIANQSHSFDLLAPVVIKELKTAGDHLDLGQTQNITLSPELKNLAIAKVPQILVPVDPKHAAQTLAKAFNKKQIAQLVQMLSS; from the coding sequence GTGGATGCTGCCAGCCAACAAAAAATTCTCGGTTACTTTATCGAAGAAGCCAAAGAACACCTAGAAACGATCGAGCAAGGCATTCTCGACCTCGGTGGTGCTGCTGATGACACCGAGCAGATGAATGAACTCTTTCGGGCAGCGCACTCGGTGAAAGGTGGTGCCGCGATGTTGGGGTATTCCAGCATTCAGAAAACGGCTCACCGCCTCGAAGATGGGTTCAAGATTTTTAAAGAAAACAAGATTAATGTCGATCACCAGCTCGAATCATTATTCTTGAACGCCTACGATGTCTTGTCCGCTCTTCTCGATAAACTGCAAAGTCCCTACGGCCTCAAGGACGAAGAAGGGCAAGAAATGGTGAAAGAGGCAGAGCCACAATTTGCTGAGCTCCAGGCTTATCTCGAAAGTTTGGCCAATGGCGAAACCCCTGTTCCTTCAACCGCATCGGCTCCGGCCTCCGCTGCAATTGGTGAACAGTTGCGCAATCATCTCCGTCAAATGTTGGCACTCTTCAAACAGGAAGCAACTCCTGCAAATCGTCAGCAACTCCAAAAAGTTTGTGTTGGCCTAGCGAAACTTGATAAGGAGACAAAGTCTTGGCAAACGGTTCTCAAGGCCGCTCACAAGGCGATCGCCAACCAGAGCCATTCTTTTGATTTATTAGCGCCTGTTGTGATCAAAGAACTCAAAACAGCGGGCGATCATCTAGATCTTGGTCAAACGCAAAATATTACCCTCAGCCCAGAACTGAAAAACTTGGCGATCGCGAAAGTGCCCCAGATTCTTGTGCCTGTCGATCCCAAACATGCAGCCCAAACTTTGGCAAAAGCCTTCAACAAAAAGCAAATTGCTCAGCTCGTTCAAATGCTTAGCAGTTAA
- the lpdA gene encoding dihydrolipoyl dehydrogenase: MSEQFDYDLIIIGAGVGGHGAALHAVKCGLKTAIVEAADMGGTCVNRGCIPSKALLAASGKVREMSDQKHLQQFGIGVEQVSFSREAIAAHANDLVSKIQSDLTNSLKRLKVDIIRGWGKVDGAQKVCVIGDDGVKNLTAREIMICTGSKPFVPPGIQVDGKTVFTSDDAVRLESLPDWVAIIGSGYIGLEFSDVYTALGCEITMIEALDDLMPGFDPEIAKLAKRALIDQRDIETYTGVFATKIIPGSPVKIELTDAKTKEVVENLEVDACLVATGRVPATKNLGLDSVGVETNRRGFIDVNGKMQVIKDGKVVPHLWAVGDATGKMMLAHAASGQGVTAVENMIGNEMTVDYAAIPAAAFTHPEISYVGMSEPQAREAAKEKGFEVATAKTYFKGNSKALAEKETDGIAKIIFRKDTGELLGVHIMGIHASDLIQEAANAIANKKPVQELAFNVHAHPTLSEVLDEAYKRAKVTA, from the coding sequence ATGAGTGAACAATTTGATTATGACTTGATCATTATTGGTGCGGGCGTTGGTGGCCATGGCGCAGCACTCCACGCAGTGAAATGTGGTCTAAAAACAGCAATCGTTGAAGCTGCAGATATGGGCGGAACTTGTGTAAATCGTGGCTGTATCCCTTCAAAAGCTTTATTAGCAGCTTCCGGAAAAGTGCGGGAAATGAGCGATCAGAAGCACCTCCAACAGTTTGGCATCGGTGTAGAACAGGTGAGCTTTAGTCGTGAGGCGATCGCCGCCCATGCGAATGACTTGGTGAGTAAAATCCAGAGCGATTTAACCAATAGTCTAAAGCGTCTCAAAGTCGATATTATTCGTGGTTGGGGAAAAGTTGATGGCGCACAGAAAGTTTGTGTAATTGGTGATGATGGCGTGAAGAATCTCACTGCCAGAGAAATCATGATCTGCACAGGTTCCAAGCCTTTTGTTCCCCCCGGCATTCAAGTAGACGGCAAAACTGTTTTCACGAGTGATGATGCGGTGCGCCTTGAGTCCTTACCTGATTGGGTCGCAATTATTGGTAGTGGTTACATCGGCCTCGAATTCTCCGATGTTTACACAGCTCTCGGTTGCGAAATCACTATGATCGAAGCGTTAGATGATTTGATGCCTGGTTTTGATCCTGAAATTGCAAAACTTGCGAAACGCGCTCTTATTGACCAACGTGATATTGAAACCTACACAGGTGTATTTGCCACCAAGATTATTCCTGGCTCCCCTGTCAAAATTGAGTTGACCGACGCGAAGACAAAAGAAGTTGTCGAAAACCTCGAAGTTGATGCTTGTCTCGTTGCAACGGGACGTGTCCCTGCCACTAAAAATCTTGGCTTAGACAGCGTCGGCGTTGAGACCAATCGTCGTGGATTTATCGATGTTAATGGCAAGATGCAGGTAATCAAAGACGGTAAAGTTGTGCCTCATCTTTGGGCTGTCGGCGACGCCACTGGCAAAATGATGTTGGCGCACGCGGCTTCGGGTCAAGGTGTTACCGCTGTCGAAAATATGATTGGTAACGAGATGACAGTTGACTATGCTGCAATTCCCGCCGCTGCCTTTACCCATCCTGAAATTAGTTATGTGGGTATGAGTGAACCTCAAGCACGTGAAGCTGCTAAAGAGAAAGGATTTGAAGTGGCCACTGCGAAGACTTACTTCAAAGGCAACTCTAAAGCCCTGGCCGAAAAGGAAACTGATGGTATCGCCAAAATCATTTTCCGTAAGGACACTGGCGAACTCCTCGGTGTTCACATCATGGGGATTCACGCCTCTGACCTTATCCAAGAAGCGGCTAATGCGATCGCCAACAAAAAGCCTGTACAAGAATTAGCATTTAATGTTCACGCCCACCCAACTCTATCGGAAGTTCTCGACGAAGCTTACAAACGCGCGAAAGTGACAGCTTAA
- a CDS encoding CHAT domain-containing protein, producing the protein MVAVAMMRTKFFSLSLAALSLSMVMAPNGLLSNVEPAAATENVGHQQSGGELSQDNFGEGSLIAQFGLSDIINIEDTIDNKVDQVESNIRSRVPNILQPLLPDDLFSLENERLFEFSNYFNQDLPEFEQQPEDVQQTLADVAVITGQRHAMIYISYVEDGGLEFLLFTPDTPPQTLYTEDVEQETLTEQVDKLRSDLYLSLRRKNINYLETSQDLYRELITPIETYLKANRIDSLIFSLDEGLRSLPIAALHDGDRYLIENYSLAVVPSFFDITSDYSSLKNVPVLAMGADSFEELDPLPGVEVEVGAIANLTNGKGVLNEEFTVQNLKNLRNTEGFPIVHLATHAQFNSGKPKKSSIHLWNDQLKLSDLDDLSLDNPRVDLLVLSACQTALGSRDAELGFSGLTIASGSKSALGSLWSVSDSGTLILMQNFYQKLKTEPTKAAALRRAQLEMLHGDLQIVNGQVRLASGLATNIQISEKVQAVTSGELVHPFYWSGFTLVGRPW; encoded by the coding sequence TTGGTTGCTGTTGCAATGATGCGTACGAAATTCTTCTCTCTCTCTCTCGCAGCTCTCAGTTTAAGTATGGTGATGGCTCCAAATGGGTTGCTCTCCAATGTTGAACCTGCTGCTGCTACTGAAAATGTTGGACACCAACAGTCTGGTGGTGAACTAAGCCAAGATAATTTTGGGGAAGGGAGTTTAATCGCGCAATTTGGTCTGTCCGATATTATTAATATCGAAGACACGATTGATAATAAAGTCGATCAGGTTGAATCCAATATCCGCAGCCGTGTCCCCAATATTCTGCAACCGCTATTACCGGATGATTTGTTCTCATTAGAGAATGAGCGGCTTTTTGAATTTTCAAATTATTTCAATCAAGATTTACCCGAGTTTGAACAGCAACCTGAAGATGTCCAGCAAACTTTAGCTGATGTTGCAGTCATCACAGGACAGCGCCACGCTATGATCTACATTTCATATGTGGAAGATGGTGGTCTAGAGTTTCTCTTGTTTACACCGGATACTCCTCCGCAAACGCTCTATACAGAGGATGTGGAGCAAGAAACACTGACTGAACAGGTGGATAAGTTACGCTCTGATTTGTATTTATCCCTCAGACGCAAAAATATTAATTACCTTGAAACGAGTCAAGATCTTTATCGGGAACTGATTACGCCAATTGAGACTTACCTTAAAGCGAATCGCATTGATAGTCTGATTTTTTCGTTGGATGAGGGATTACGGAGTTTACCGATTGCGGCTCTCCATGATGGCGATCGCTATTTGATCGAGAATTATAGTTTGGCTGTGGTTCCCAGCTTTTTTGATATTACGAGCGACTATAGTTCCCTAAAAAATGTGCCAGTCTTAGCGATGGGAGCTGATAGTTTCGAAGAGCTTGATCCGCTGCCTGGTGTTGAGGTGGAAGTCGGGGCGATCGCCAACCTAACGAATGGCAAAGGAGTGCTCAACGAAGAATTCACAGTACAAAATTTGAAAAACCTTCGTAATACTGAGGGCTTCCCCATTGTTCACCTGGCAACCCATGCCCAATTCAATTCAGGCAAACCAAAAAAATCATCTATTCACCTATGGAATGACCAACTCAAACTTAGCGATTTAGACGATCTCAGCTTAGACAATCCACGTGTTGATTTACTCGTACTTTCCGCTTGCCAAACCGCCCTCGGTAGCCGTGATGCAGAACTCGGATTTTCTGGCTTAACAATCGCCTCCGGTTCTAAGAGTGCCCTCGGTAGCCTCTGGTCAGTTAGCGATTCTGGCACTTTGATTTTGATGCAAAACTTCTATCAAAAGTTGAAAACTGAGCCGACAAAAGCCGCCGCCCTACGCCGCGCCCAACTCGAAATGTTGCACGGAGATTTACAAATCGTCAACGGACAAGTACGTCTTGCTTCTGGCCTTGCCACAAACATTCAAATTTCTGAAAAGGTACAGGCTGTTACTAGTGGAGAACTCGTGCATCCCTTCTACTGGTCAGGCTTCACCCTTGTCGGGCGTCCTTGGTAA
- a CDS encoding 1-acyl-sn-glycerol-3-phosphate acyltransferase yields the protein MTITCASLPNYLVAHENFKGWLGGFLQKTGCYSIRRGLGDRRSISHTLELLKKDRARMVIFPEGGCSFQNDAIMPFRTGAIQLPFQAMQSIAKKTKEFPPCYLVPISIKYRYLKSGKNIIEKSLQNLEKHFGIKPGSSDFYPRLRRVSEAVMSNLEEEYDIKPPADADWNDRIRTTRKTVLQLCQDELDVSFPEDFPLRERVYKMQALLIEKANDEFALDLETHEKLYQSTMRLLNFDAIYDGYVGAYPTTERFIDTLTRLEREVFKVEIPQPKGLHEGWLKIGDPINLQDYADQYKGDRQDTIAQLTEKMQFQVQNNLMEMMFDDRPKMDSLV from the coding sequence ATGACCATTACTTGTGCATCACTACCTAATTATTTAGTTGCCCACGAGAACTTTAAAGGATGGCTCGGCGGCTTTCTGCAAAAAACAGGATGCTATTCGATTCGGCGTGGGTTAGGCGATCGCCGCAGTATTTCCCATACGCTGGAATTATTGAAGAAAGACCGAGCGCGGATGGTGATTTTTCCAGAGGGAGGTTGCTCCTTCCAAAATGACGCAATTATGCCGTTCCGAACTGGAGCCATCCAACTGCCATTCCAAGCGATGCAGTCAATTGCTAAGAAAACAAAAGAATTCCCACCCTGTTACCTGGTGCCGATCAGTATCAAATACCGTTATCTCAAGTCTGGCAAAAACATTATCGAAAAAAGCTTGCAAAATCTGGAAAAGCATTTTGGGATTAAGCCAGGATCCAGTGATTTTTATCCCCGTTTGCGTCGAGTATCTGAAGCTGTGATGTCGAATTTGGAAGAAGAGTACGATATTAAGCCCCCAGCAGATGCTGATTGGAATGACCGGATTCGCACCACTCGTAAGACGGTATTACAACTGTGCCAAGACGAACTAGATGTGTCGTTCCCCGAGGATTTTCCATTGCGGGAACGGGTCTATAAAATGCAGGCCTTACTGATCGAAAAAGCCAATGATGAGTTTGCCCTCGATCTCGAAACCCACGAAAAGCTTTACCAGTCTACAATGCGGCTCCTGAATTTTGATGCAATTTATGACGGCTATGTCGGTGCATATCCCACCACAGAACGCTTTATTGATACGTTGACTCGTTTAGAACGGGAAGTGTTTAAGGTGGAGATTCCGCAGCCAAAAGGATTGCATGAAGGCTGGCTAAAAATTGGAGATCCGATTAATCTTCAGGATTATGCTGATCAGTATAAAGGCGATCGCCAAGACACCATTGCGCAGCTCACTGAAAAGATGCAATTCCAGGTTCAGAACAATCTTATGGAGATGATGTTTGATGATCGCCCAAAGATGGATTCGCTAGTGTAA
- a CDS encoding Vat family streptogramin A O-acetyltransferase, whose product MNYPDPRQVHPLPNFPQVCFIKNTVKNPQIIIGDYTYCDDPEDSENFERNVLYLFPFVGDRLIIGKFCAISRGVTFIMNGANHKMSGFSTYPFEIFGEDWARVMPKQEEYPNKGDTIIGNDVWIGYESVIMPGIKIGHGSIIAAKSVVTKDVPAYGVVGGNPAKLIRKRFDDQVIESLEKIAWWDWDIQKITDNLEAIAGNNLDILKSLNC is encoded by the coding sequence ATGAATTATCCCGATCCGCGACAGGTACATCCCCTACCGAATTTTCCGCAGGTTTGTTTCATCAAAAACACGGTCAAAAATCCCCAAATCATCATTGGTGACTATACCTATTGCGATGACCCAGAAGATTCGGAGAATTTCGAGCGCAATGTTCTCTATCTATTTCCCTTTGTTGGTGATCGCCTAATTATCGGAAAGTTTTGTGCGATCTCCCGCGGTGTGACATTCATCATGAATGGTGCGAACCATAAAATGTCTGGATTTTCGACCTATCCCTTTGAGATCTTTGGAGAAGATTGGGCGCGGGTCATGCCGAAGCAAGAAGAATATCCCAACAAAGGCGACACGATAATTGGCAATGATGTGTGGATTGGCTATGAAAGTGTGATTATGCCGGGCATCAAAATCGGTCATGGTTCCATTATCGCGGCGAAATCAGTGGTCACAAAGGATGTGCCAGCCTATGGTGTTGTGGGTGGAAATCCAGCCAAACTCATTCGTAAACGATTCGATGATCAAGTGATTGAGTCACTCGAAAAAATTGCTTGGTGGGATTGGGATATACAAAAAATCACCGACAATCTGGAGGCGATCGCCGGTAATAATTTAGACATTTTGAAAAGTCTTAACTGCTAA